One genomic window of uncultured delta proteobacterium includes the following:
- a CDS encoding hypothetical protein (Evidence 5 : No homology to any previously reported sequences) codes for MHILATPDRDISSLTAGRSLFLCAFASV; via the coding sequence TTGCATATTCTTGCCACACCTGATAGAGACATCAGTTCCCTGACGGCGGGCCGGTCACTGTTTTTGTGCGCTTTCGCCTCCGTTTAG
- a CDS encoding conserved hypothetical protein (Evidence 4 : Homologs of previously reported genes of unknown function) has protein sequence MRIYIAASWKHQHAVEMLTERLEDMGHEILSWLREGRPEEAFLSKRELAGFINSDDGRRIFTFCVDSATKADLVIYLGPSGCDAWAEVGAAHGSGVPVLGLLAKAEEVGLMRHMVDAWFSSVNDLLRAVAERAAQKA, from the coding sequence ATGCGGATTTATATCGCGGCTTCGTGGAAGCACCAGCATGCCGTGGAGATGCTTACGGAGCGCCTTGAGGACATGGGCCATGAAATCCTCTCCTGGCTGCGCGAAGGAAGGCCGGAGGAAGCGTTTTTATCCAAACGCGAACTCGCGGGGTTCATCAATTCCGATGACGGGCGGCGCATCTTCACGTTTTGCGTGGATTCCGCGACCAAAGCCGATCTTGTGATCTATCTCGGCCCCTCCGGGTGCGACGCCTGGGCGGAAGTGGGCGCCGCGCACGGCTCAGGCGTTCCGGTTCTGGGGCTGCTGGCGAAAGCCGAGGAAGTCGGCCTTATGCGCCACATGGTCGATGCCTGGTTCAGCTCCGTCAACGACCTCCTGCGCGCGGTCGCCGAACGGGCAGCCCAAAAGGCGTAA
- the relA gene encoding GTP pyrophosphokinase yields the protein MIRIQDILDTIAAYNPEADLALVQKAYVYAAAAHAGQTRLSGEPYLSHPLEVANSLAHLRLDEASIVAGLLHDTVEDTKATIEEIEEEFGEEVADIVDGVTKISLMSFETKEEQQAENIRKMILAMSEDIRVLIVKLADRLHNMRTLNFQKTHKQKLISQETMDIYAPLANRLGLHRIKLDLEELSFRYLKPDAYAHISEWLEKHRADDEEYIDDVINVLKNILEQNEVKAVIKGRIKHPYSIYHKMVAQNLTMDEMHDIIAFRVIVADLKDCYAALGLVHAEWRPVPGRFKDYISMPKANMYQSLHTTVIGPRNERMEVQIRTDEMDRLAENGLASHWLYKEGGRVRAKDVRQFTWLREMLDWQKMESDSREFLRSLRFDLFKDEIYVFTPKGEVKELPEEATPVDFAYQIHTQVGNTCVGAKVNGKLVPLSAKLHSGDMVEIITDSHRHPSRDWLKFVKTAKARTRIQHYIRTEERARSITLGREMLEKQGRRVAINIAKALKEGELDKILLELGVASTDELFSAVGYARMTPQKVLRLLLPKEEAEKQEEEKPHGERPSAPKKADSVVIQGMRDVMVRYAKCCNPVPGDPIVGYISRGRGVTIHTSDCPTIQEMEPERLISVQWEGGEDTMPYPARIRIFAKNTKGVLGIIASALAEENVNIESGSVRSLMDNKAELDFVVEVKDTVHLYHVIDKLRALEDVEEISRSHAGPER from the coding sequence ATGATTCGCATTCAGGATATTCTCGATACCATTGCCGCCTACAACCCGGAGGCGGATCTCGCTCTGGTGCAAAAAGCCTATGTATACGCGGCTGCCGCGCATGCGGGGCAGACGCGTCTTTCCGGCGAGCCCTATCTTTCGCACCCGCTGGAAGTGGCGAATTCTCTTGCGCATCTGCGGCTGGACGAGGCGTCCATCGTGGCCGGTCTCCTGCACGACACCGTGGAAGACACCAAAGCCACCATTGAGGAAATTGAAGAGGAATTCGGCGAGGAAGTCGCGGATATCGTCGACGGCGTCACCAAGATAAGCCTGATGTCTTTTGAGACCAAGGAAGAGCAGCAGGCCGAGAATATCCGCAAAATGATCCTCGCCATGAGCGAGGATATCCGCGTTTTGATCGTAAAGCTGGCGGACCGGCTCCACAACATGCGGACGCTCAATTTCCAGAAAACCCACAAGCAGAAGCTCATCTCCCAGGAAACCATGGATATCTACGCGCCGTTGGCCAACAGGCTGGGGCTGCACCGGATAAAACTGGACCTGGAAGAGCTCAGCTTCCGCTACTTGAAGCCCGACGCGTACGCGCATATCAGCGAGTGGCTGGAAAAACACCGCGCCGACGATGAAGAATACATTGACGACGTTATCAACGTCCTGAAAAATATTCTGGAGCAAAACGAGGTCAAGGCCGTCATCAAGGGCCGCATCAAGCATCCGTACAGCATTTACCACAAGATGGTCGCCCAGAACCTGACCATGGACGAGATGCACGACATCATCGCCTTTAGGGTCATCGTGGCGGACCTCAAGGACTGTTACGCGGCGCTGGGGCTGGTGCACGCCGAATGGCGGCCGGTGCCGGGCAGGTTCAAGGATTATATCTCCATGCCCAAGGCCAACATGTACCAGAGTCTGCATACCACCGTTATCGGCCCCCGGAACGAGCGGATGGAAGTGCAGATCCGCACCGACGAGATGGACCGGCTCGCGGAAAACGGCCTTGCCTCGCACTGGTTGTATAAAGAGGGCGGCAGGGTTCGGGCCAAGGACGTGCGCCAGTTCACCTGGCTGCGGGAAATGCTGGACTGGCAGAAAATGGAGAGCGACTCGCGGGAGTTTTTGCGGTCTTTGCGGTTCGACCTCTTCAAGGACGAGATTTACGTCTTCACCCCCAAGGGCGAGGTTAAGGAACTGCCGGAAGAAGCGACGCCGGTTGATTTTGCCTACCAGATCCACACCCAGGTGGGCAACACCTGCGTGGGCGCCAAGGTCAACGGCAAGCTGGTGCCCCTGAGCGCCAAACTGCACAGCGGCGACATGGTCGAAATAATTACCGATTCGCACCGGCACCCGAGCCGCGACTGGCTCAAGTTCGTCAAGACCGCCAAGGCCAGAACGCGTATCCAGCACTATATCCGCACGGAAGAGCGGGCCAGAAGCATAACTCTCGGCCGCGAAATGCTGGAAAAACAGGGCCGCAGGGTGGCGATAAACATCGCCAAAGCCCTGAAGGAAGGGGAACTCGACAAAATTCTCCTGGAACTCGGCGTTGCGAGCACGGACGAATTGTTTTCCGCCGTCGGGTACGCGCGCATGACGCCGCAAAAAGTCCTCCGCCTGCTCCTGCCCAAAGAGGAAGCGGAGAAACAGGAAGAGGAAAAGCCCCACGGGGAGCGGCCGTCCGCGCCCAAGAAAGCGGACAGCGTGGTTATCCAGGGCATGCGCGACGTCATGGTGCGGTATGCCAAATGCTGCAACCCCGTGCCCGGCGACCCCATTGTCGGCTATATCAGCCGGGGCAGGGGGGTTACCATCCATACCTCGGACTGCCCGACCATCCAGGAAATGGAGCCCGAACGCCTCATTTCCGTCCAGTGGGAGGGCGGCGAAGACACCATGCCGTATCCGGCCCGGATACGCATCTTCGCGAAAAACACCAAGGGCGTTCTCGGCATCATCGCATCAGCCCTCGCCGAGGAGAACGTCAACATCGAATCCGGCTCCGTCCGCTCCCTCATGGACAACAAGGCCGAGCTCGACTTTGTGGTGGAGGTCAAGGATACGGTCCACCTCTACCACGTCATCGACAAGCTCCGCGCCCTCGAGGACGTGGAGGAGATTTCCCGTTCCCACGCCGGGCCGGAACGTTAG
- the catA gene encoding Catechol 1,2-dioxygenase produces MTRTEIDTLVSEFLEQTVPFPQPDRAAPRVRVIASRLFGDLFAAIEDLGLTADEVRAGLGYIQECGQKREIALLAAGLGLERFLDIRGTGMDGRESTAWFAGGASRGSERPLYVWGAPECEGFAILDDGTDHDRAEILFMHGKVVATDGTPLPKARVEVWHANPDGEYSCFDARQTPFNLRRVIIADEEGEYGFRSIVPAGYECPQNGPARKLLDLLGRPSRQPARIHFSVSAPDHRALMTHIAIDGDTRLRNECALTGRDGPAPDRKWVCNPEVLEEMGLSKPFSLIEYDVTLVPEQRDVWGQPARQKRAGVETPAFLRRWH; encoded by the coding sequence ATGACGCGCACCGAAATTGACACACTCGTCAGTGAATTTCTGGAACAAACCGTCCCGTTTCCGCAGCCGGACAGGGCCGCCCCCCGCGTGCGCGTAATCGCCTCCCGGCTGTTTGGCGATCTGTTCGCGGCGATCGAGGATCTGGGGTTGACGGCCGACGAAGTCCGGGCCGGTCTGGGGTATATCCAGGAGTGCGGGCAAAAGAGAGAGATCGCCCTTCTTGCCGCCGGTCTGGGGCTTGAGCGGTTCCTTGATATACGCGGCACCGGCATGGACGGGCGGGAATCGACGGCCTGGTTCGCGGGCGGCGCTTCGCGGGGGAGTGAGAGGCCGTTATACGTATGGGGCGCGCCCGAGTGTGAGGGGTTCGCCATCCTGGATGACGGAACGGACCATGACAGAGCGGAAATTCTCTTCATGCACGGGAAGGTGGTTGCAACGGACGGCACGCCGCTGCCCAAAGCGAGGGTGGAAGTCTGGCACGCCAACCCTGACGGGGAATATTCCTGTTTTGACGCGCGGCAGACGCCGTTTAACCTGCGCCGGGTCATCATCGCCGACGAGGAGGGGGAATACGGGTTCCGCAGCATTGTCCCGGCCGGGTATGAGTGCCCGCAAAACGGCCCGGCCCGGAAACTCCTGGACCTCCTTGGACGGCCCTCCCGGCAGCCCGCCCGGATCCATTTTTCCGTTTCCGCGCCGGATCACCGCGCCCTGATGACGCACATTGCCATTGATGGGGATACGCGTCTCCGGAACGAGTGCGCGCTCACCGGACGAGACGGCCCGGCGCCGGACAGAAAATGGGTATGCAATCCGGAAGTGCTGGAAGAGATGGGGCTGAGCAAGCCGTTTTCCCTGATAGAGTACGACGTTACCCTTGTGCCGGAACAGCGGGACGTGTGGGGGCAGCCCGCGCGGCAAAAACGCGCCGGAGTGGAGACTCCGGCATTCTTGCGGCGGTGGCATTAG
- the rrf gene encoding Protein rrf2 → MKFTTRSRYGTQILLEVALHEEDGPVSLRDIAARLDVSVKYLEKLSKILREAGYLESIVGARGGYRLNVHPAAIRMGDVTFLLETGEHAVSASLHEDTDCSRVDNCVIRSIWTNAIQAMRDTLNTVSLEDMLGDACFCPGKPCHASSAYGFICSKLKKDTFLED, encoded by the coding sequence ATGAAATTCACCACCCGCAGCCGCTACGGCACCCAGATACTTCTCGAAGTCGCCCTGCATGAGGAAGACGGCCCCGTATCCTTGCGGGATATCGCGGCCCGTCTGGACGTTTCCGTAAAATACCTGGAAAAGCTGTCCAAAATCCTGCGGGAAGCCGGGTACCTGGAAAGCATCGTCGGCGCGCGCGGCGGGTACCGGCTCAACGTGCACCCGGCGGCCATCCGCATGGGGGACGTCACCTTCCTCCTGGAAACCGGCGAGCACGCCGTATCAGCCTCTCTGCACGAGGACACGGATTGCTCCCGCGTGGACAATTGCGTCATCCGGTCCATCTGGACGAACGCGATTCAGGCCATGCGCGACACGCTGAACACCGTTTCCCTTGAAGACATGCTGGGGGATGCCTGCTTCTGCCCCGGCAAACCCTGCCACGCCTCGTCGGCCTACGGTTTCATCTGCTCCAAGCTCAAAAAGGACACATTTTTGGAAGACTAA
- a CDS encoding Protein DVU_0531, translated as MPEGTFCNRQPINTEEALKNLLGDKGGQQYYKEMEELEVDTDLLWKQIQSTCKSRLQTWLNICARCGMCAESCFYYRTNDRDPAQVPAYKIQSTLGEMVRRKGKVDTKFMMNAMDVAWGKCTCCNRCAVYCPHGIDVGAMISYMRGLLFKQGFVPWEMKIGSGMHRVYKAQMDITTEDWVETCEWMVEENCEEWPGLEIPFDKEDADIMYTLNAREPKHYPEDVAEAAILFHLAGENWTVPSEGWEQTSLVMFAGDWEGCNISVSNVYNAIERLRPKLVIGTECGHAHRGTVIEGPYWVGRPDGKPPVRYIHYVQWLAEALRTGKLKIDPAKKIKEPVTIQDSCNYVRNNGLSKFTREIMSYIAEDFREMTPNCEHNYCCGGGGGLNGIGRYRHERNVGFKTKRDQILATGAKLVIAPCHNCWDAIRDLEEEYRLGIKWSFLKPLLVSMAIVPDHLKPEAEEEE; from the coding sequence ATGCCTGAAGGAACCTTCTGCAACCGTCAGCCCATCAATACCGAGGAAGCGCTTAAAAATCTCCTCGGGGACAAGGGCGGCCAGCAATATTACAAGGAAATGGAAGAGTTGGAAGTGGACACGGACCTGCTGTGGAAGCAGATTCAGTCCACGTGCAAGTCGCGCCTCCAAACCTGGCTGAACATCTGCGCCCGGTGCGGCATGTGCGCGGAAAGCTGTTTTTACTACCGCACCAACGACCGCGACCCAGCCCAGGTGCCGGCTTACAAAATCCAGTCCACCCTGGGTGAGATGGTCCGCCGCAAAGGCAAGGTGGACACGAAGTTCATGATGAACGCCATGGACGTGGCCTGGGGCAAATGCACCTGCTGCAACCGCTGCGCCGTATACTGCCCGCACGGCATAGACGTGGGCGCCATGATCAGCTACATGCGCGGCCTTTTGTTCAAGCAGGGCTTCGTGCCCTGGGAAATGAAAATCGGGTCCGGCATGCACCGCGTGTACAAGGCCCAGATGGACATCACCACCGAGGACTGGGTGGAAACCTGCGAATGGATGGTGGAGGAAAACTGCGAGGAGTGGCCGGGCCTGGAAATTCCTTTTGACAAGGAAGACGCGGACATCATGTACACCCTGAACGCCCGCGAGCCCAAACACTACCCCGAGGACGTGGCCGAGGCGGCCATCCTCTTCCACCTGGCCGGAGAAAACTGGACCGTGCCGAGCGAAGGCTGGGAACAGACCTCCCTCGTCATGTTCGCCGGGGACTGGGAAGGCTGCAACATCAGCGTTTCCAATGTGTACAACGCCATTGAGCGGCTGCGGCCCAAACTCGTCATCGGCACGGAATGCGGCCACGCCCACCGGGGAACCGTCATTGAAGGGCCCTACTGGGTCGGCCGCCCGGACGGCAAACCGCCCGTGCGGTACATCCATTACGTGCAGTGGCTGGCCGAGGCTTTGCGCACCGGCAAGCTGAAGATCGATCCCGCGAAAAAGATCAAGGAACCCGTAACCATACAGGATTCCTGCAACTACGTGCGCAACAACGGGCTTTCAAAGTTCACGCGCGAGATCATGAGCTATATTGCGGAAGACTTCCGGGAAATGACGCCCAACTGCGAACACAACTACTGTTGCGGCGGCGGCGGCGGGCTGAACGGCATCGGCCGGTACCGCCACGAGCGCAACGTCGGGTTCAAGACCAAACGCGACCAGATTCTCGCCACAGGCGCCAAGCTGGTCATCGCGCCCTGCCACAACTGCTGGGATGCCATCCGGGACCTTGAGGAAGAATACCGTCTCGGCATAAAATGGTCGTTCCTGAAACCGCTGCTGGTCAGCATGGCCATCGTGCCGGACCACCTCAAACCCGAGGCCGAGGAAGAAGAATAA
- a CDS encoding Protein DVU_0532, giving the protein MQSFLAGPGLVISLLIFAVGMAWRVVWYIRGLDWRLDRVAYRPYMKLGLKGAAQSALAWLVPFGTRSMRQQPFFTFFTFLFHLGVVFVPLFLAGHSVLVKSVFGIGLPTIPQGLADVLTILAIFSLIFLIVRRLTLPEVRILTVREDWAVIILAGVPLVTGCLAALHFSGYDFWLTLHMLSGEIMLIAAPFTKLSHIVLYFMSRGQLGMDFSIKRGGEYRGPAYPW; this is encoded by the coding sequence ATGCAGAGTTTTCTGGCCGGACCGGGCCTTGTCATATCGCTTCTTATCTTTGCCGTGGGCATGGCCTGGCGCGTCGTCTGGTACATCCGGGGGCTTGACTGGCGCCTTGACCGCGTGGCCTACCGCCCCTATATGAAACTGGGGCTCAAAGGCGCGGCGCAGTCGGCGCTTGCCTGGCTGGTGCCCTTCGGCACCCGGTCCATGCGGCAGCAGCCGTTCTTCACCTTTTTCACCTTTCTGTTCCACCTCGGCGTCGTCTTTGTTCCCCTGTTCCTGGCGGGCCATTCCGTACTGGTGAAATCCGTCTTCGGCATCGGGTTGCCGACCATTCCGCAGGGGCTCGCGGACGTTCTCACGATTCTCGCGATATTCTCCCTGATTTTCCTGATCGTGCGGCGGCTGACGCTCCCGGAAGTCCGGATTCTTACCGTCAGGGAAGACTGGGCCGTCATCATCCTGGCGGGTGTGCCGCTCGTTACCGGGTGCCTCGCGGCGCTGCATTTTTCCGGGTATGATTTCTGGCTCACGCTCCACATGCTGAGCGGCGAAATCATGCTGATCGCGGCCCCGTTCACCAAACTGTCGCACATTGTTTTGTATTTTATGTCGCGCGGCCAGCTCGGGATGGACTTTTCCATCAAACGCGGCGGCGAATATCGCGGCCCGGCTTACCCCTGGTGA
- a CDS encoding Protein DVU_0533, protein MGVFYSLHAFMLETKSVTYVLMGLGLIALGLFWKFLSGRDKNLRNY, encoded by the coding sequence ATGGGTGTGTTTTACTCGCTCCATGCCTTCATGCTGGAAACAAAAAGCGTCACCTATGTGCTCATGGGGCTTGGCCTCATCGCGTTGGGTTTGTTCTGGAAATTCCTGAGCGGCAGGGACAAGAACCTGCGGAACTATTAA
- a CDS encoding Protein DVU_0534, whose amino-acid sequence MMRAQLNQIREQALWLKSRINRENLLELFFSIPWTPANIITAVILGIGGLLLLLRFTLGIGAISNLDDTNPWGIWIAFDLLCGVALAAGGYTTSAACYLFGLKRYHSAVRPAITTAFLGYLFVVFALHFDVGQPWRLVYPVFLSQGTTSVLFEVGLCVFIYLMVLFIEWTPAAFEWLGWGKIRGIIVKLTLPLTILGVVLSTMHQSSLGALFLTSPGKLHPLWYSSFLPVFFFVSSMFAGMSMVIFEGMLAHKGMHHKMDEAHNRGAEEIAFGFSRGAAFIMAGYLCIRIYDIAMNNTWGYLATGYGALWVVELAGFVAAPMILYATASRERRIGLARLASVLAVAGIILNRFIICLIAFNWQLPSAERYFPSFLEVLVSVFIVTMIITAYRLIATFMPVLFEHPDYREDH is encoded by the coding sequence ATGATGCGCGCCCAACTGAATCAAATACGGGAACAGGCTCTCTGGCTCAAAAGCCGGATCAACCGTGAAAATCTGCTGGAGCTGTTCTTCTCCATCCCATGGACCCCGGCCAATATCATAACCGCCGTCATCCTCGGGATCGGGGGCCTTCTCCTGCTGCTCCGGTTTACCTTGGGCATCGGCGCCATCTCCAACCTTGACGACACCAACCCCTGGGGCATCTGGATCGCTTTTGACCTGCTCTGCGGGGTGGCCCTTGCGGCCGGGGGCTACACGACCTCCGCCGCCTGCTACCTCTTCGGGCTCAAGCGGTACCACTCGGCCGTCCGCCCGGCCATCACCACGGCGTTTCTCGGCTACCTGTTCGTGGTGTTCGCCCTGCACTTCGACGTGGGCCAGCCCTGGCGTCTGGTCTACCCCGTCTTTCTTTCCCAGGGCACGACGTCCGTACTGTTCGAAGTGGGCCTGTGCGTCTTCATCTACCTCATGGTGCTGTTCATCGAATGGACCCCGGCGGCCTTTGAATGGCTGGGCTGGGGGAAAATACGCGGCATTATCGTCAAGCTCACGCTCCCCCTGACCATCCTCGGGGTCGTGCTCTCCACCATGCACCAGTCTTCCCTCGGCGCGCTGTTCCTGACCAGCCCCGGCAAGCTGCACCCCTTGTGGTACTCCAGCTTCCTGCCGGTCTTCTTCTTCGTGTCCAGCATGTTCGCCGGGATGTCCATGGTCATTTTCGAGGGCATGCTCGCCCATAAGGGCATGCACCACAAAATGGACGAGGCCCACAACAGGGGCGCGGAGGAAATCGCCTTCGGCTTTTCGCGCGGCGCGGCCTTCATCATGGCCGGGTATCTCTGTATCCGCATTTACGACATAGCCATGAACAATACTTGGGGCTACCTCGCGACCGGATACGGCGCCCTGTGGGTCGTGGAACTCGCGGGGTTCGTGGCCGCGCCCATGATCCTGTACGCCACGGCCTCCCGCGAACGGCGCATCGGCCTTGCGCGCCTGGCTTCGGTGCTCGCCGTGGCGGGTATCATCCTCAACCGCTTCATCATCTGCCTTATCGCCTTCAACTGGCAGTTGCCTTCCGCTGAGCGGTATTTCCCGAGCTTCCTGGAAGTGCTGGTTTCCGTCTTCATCGTAACCATGATTATCACCGCTTACCGGCTCATCGCCACATTCATGCCGGTGCTGTTCGAACACCCGGATTACCGGGAAGACCATTAG
- a CDS encoding Protein DVU_0535, with protein sequence MHRRNFLKLLSLSGGAAVAATTALESVAKAASPSNITPNPAAIGVLHDSTLRIGCRRCEEACAIVNNRPAPKKPFDDLSVLDTKRRTTVDSYTVVNKYSPEDAPRPVFRKQQCNHCQEPACASACFVKAFTKNPDGSVTYDPSLCVGCRYCMIACPFNVPSYDYNKVINPLVHKCTLCEPRLLEGKLPGCVESCPTGALLFGKRTDLVHVARERIAKTPGKYVDHIYGEKEMGGTNWLYLSPVPHEKLGQPVLGAASVPELTSGALGSVPIIAGLWPVFLGGAYAITKRKEKVAAEEQAQAVADAVKAAEAQAEAAKQAALAKAQKEKENALAAAAKEKDAALAAKDGEMAAAVEAAMETARQEAKAKLAEAAKTAPQKKAGKPAKPSAKTPDASGNDTSGNDASGNKEDS encoded by the coding sequence ATGCATCGCAGAAACTTTTTGAAGCTCCTCAGCCTTTCCGGCGGCGCGGCCGTGGCTGCCACAACCGCCCTGGAATCCGTGGCAAAGGCCGCCTCGCCGTCGAACATCACCCCCAACCCTGCGGCCATCGGCGTGCTGCATGACTCCACCTTGCGCATCGGCTGCCGCCGGTGCGAGGAAGCGTGCGCCATCGTCAACAACCGGCCTGCGCCCAAAAAGCCCTTTGACGACCTCTCCGTCCTGGATACGAAACGCCGCACCACCGTGGACAGCTACACCGTGGTCAACAAGTATAGCCCGGAAGACGCCCCCCGCCCGGTGTTCCGCAAACAGCAATGCAACCATTGCCAGGAACCGGCCTGCGCGTCCGCCTGTTTCGTGAAAGCCTTCACCAAAAATCCGGACGGCTCTGTCACGTACGATCCGAGCCTCTGCGTGGGCTGCCGCTACTGCATGATAGCCTGCCCGTTCAACGTCCCCTCCTACGATTACAACAAAGTCATCAATCCCCTGGTGCACAAGTGTACGCTGTGCGAACCCCGGCTCCTTGAGGGCAAACTGCCCGGTTGCGTGGAATCCTGCCCCACCGGGGCGCTCCTTTTCGGCAAGCGGACGGATCTCGTGCACGTCGCCCGAGAGCGCATCGCCAAGACGCCGGGCAAATACGTGGACCATATCTACGGCGAAAAGGAGATGGGCGGCACGAACTGGCTGTACCTCTCCCCTGTGCCGCATGAAAAACTCGGCCAGCCCGTGCTGGGGGCCGCGTCCGTTCCGGAACTCACCTCCGGCGCTCTGGGCTCTGTGCCGATTATCGCCGGGCTGTGGCCCGTGTTCCTGGGAGGGGCCTACGCCATAACCAAGCGCAAGGAAAAGGTCGCCGCCGAGGAACAGGCGCAGGCCGTCGCCGATGCGGTGAAAGCCGCCGAGGCACAGGCGGAAGCCGCCAAACAGGCAGCCCTGGCCAAAGCCCAGAAAGAGAAGGAAAACGCCCTGGCCGCCGCGGCCAAGGAAAAAGACGCCGCCCTCGCGGCCAAGGATGGCGAAATGGCCGCCGCCGTGGAAGCCGCCATGGAAACAGCGCGGCAGGAAGCGAAAGCCAAGCTGGCCGAAGCCGCCAAAACGGCTCCACAGAAGAAGGCCGGAAAACCGGCCAAACCGTCCGCGAAGACCCCTGATGCATCAGGGAATGACACCTCCGGGAATGACGCCTCCGGGAACAAGGAGGATTCATGA